In one window of Cytophagaceae bacterium ABcell3 DNA:
- a CDS encoding DoxX family protein, with the protein MRSIFSTAYNQTVFHLWLLFFRVTASAFMLTHGAPKFIKVLEGDFTFADPLGVGPAVSLILTVFAEFFCSIFILLGLGTRLAVIPLIITMLVAAFVVHAADPFAKQELPLLYVLIYATLLITGSGKLSIDYFIEKKSSKNKYRF; encoded by the coding sequence ATGAGAAGTATTTTTAGCACTGCATATAATCAAACAGTTTTTCACCTGTGGCTATTGTTTTTCAGGGTTACCGCTTCTGCTTTCATGCTTACCCATGGCGCACCAAAATTTATAAAGGTTTTGGAGGGTGATTTTACTTTTGCGGATCCATTGGGCGTTGGCCCTGCTGTTTCATTAATCCTGACAGTATTTGCAGAATTCTTTTGCTCTATATTTATCCTTCTAGGTCTAGGCACACGACTGGCCGTTATACCCCTGATCATTACCATGCTGGTTGCCGCTTTTGTAGTTCACGCAGCAGATCCATTTGCCAAACAAGAGCTGCCGCTACTCTATGTATTGATTTACGCCACACTGCTCATTACTGGCAGTGGCAAGCTATCCATCGACTATTTTATTGAGAAAAAGTCGTCAAAAAACAAATACAGGTTTTAA
- the ttcA gene encoding tRNA 2-thiocytidine(32) synthetase TtcA, translating to MSLELDNNKLVKKIRKAVWSAAKDFSMFEPGDKVMVCLSGGKDSYTMLDMLLHIQQGYDFGIVAVNLDQKQPGFPEHVLPNYLESLGVDFKIVEKDTYSIVKEKVPEGKTMCSLCSRLRRGNLYAAAKELGATKIALGHHQEDIIETFFLNLFFSGKLEAMPPKYETDNGEHVVIRPLAYCKEKDIQAYADIRQFPIIPCTLCGSQQNMQRKIIKQMLENWEQQYPDRKKIIMNALSNISPSHLLDQELYDFKNLSPLVRKDDAKLSLDDMI from the coding sequence ATGAGCCTTGAGTTAGATAATAATAAGCTTGTCAAGAAAATCAGGAAAGCTGTTTGGAGTGCGGCTAAGGATTTTTCAATGTTCGAGCCGGGAGATAAAGTAATGGTTTGTCTGTCTGGTGGCAAAGATAGTTACACTATGTTGGATATGCTGTTGCATATTCAGCAGGGGTATGACTTTGGAATTGTGGCTGTAAATTTAGATCAAAAGCAACCTGGGTTTCCGGAACATGTGCTTCCCAATTACCTAGAGTCTTTGGGAGTGGACTTTAAAATCGTAGAAAAAGATACTTATAGTATAGTCAAAGAAAAGGTGCCAGAGGGAAAGACCATGTGCAGTTTATGCAGTAGGTTGAGAAGGGGTAACCTGTATGCGGCTGCAAAAGAATTGGGGGCAACAAAAATAGCGCTCGGTCATCATCAGGAGGATATCATAGAGACGTTTTTTTTAAACCTGTTTTTCAGTGGAAAGCTTGAGGCCATGCCTCCCAAGTATGAGACCGATAACGGTGAGCATGTCGTTATAAGACCTTTGGCTTATTGTAAAGAAAAAGATATCCAAGCCTATGCGGATATCAGGCAATTCCCTATTATCCCATGTACGCTGTGCGGTTCTCAGCAAAATATGCAGCGCAAGATCATTAAACAGATGCTTGAAAACTGGGAGCAACAGTATCCTGACAGGAAAAAAATAATTATGAATGCACTGTCTAATATTTCACCTTCTCACCTGCTTGATCAAGAGCTATATGATTTTAAAAATCTTAGCCCTTTAGTCAGGAAAGATGATGCTAAATTAAGCTTGGACGATATGATATAA